In the genome of Streptomyces lydicus, the window CTCCGTGCCCTGACTCCGGCTCGCGTCATCGCCCTCGATGTGAGCGACGACAAGTTGCGGCTGGCCCGCGAGGTCGGTGCCCACGAGACCGTCCTGTCCGATGCCGGGGCCGCGAGCGTGGTGCGGAAACTCACCGACGGCATCGGAGCGGAGGCCGTGTTCGACTTCGTCGGGACGCCGCCCACCGTCAGGACGGCCGGGGAGGTCGCCGCGGTCGAAGCCGACATCAGCATCGTCGGCATCGGTGGCGGCGCCCTGCCGGTCGGATTCGGCTACCTCCCCCACGCGGTGTCGGTCAACGCGCCGTACTGGGGCAGCCGAACCGAGTTGGTGGAGGTGCTGGCACTGGCCCGTTCCGGTGCCGTGTCCGTTCACACGGAGACGTTCTCCCTAGATGACGCGCCGCTCGCCTACGAACGGCTCCACGCCGGCGAGATCATCGGCCGTGCGGTGATCCTGCCGAACGGCTGAACGCCGCTGGACCGCCCCCGCGCGACGCGACGGCGATCAAGCCCGTCGCCGTTCTGGTCGCTCCGATGCCCCTACGGAGCTGCGGCTGCGGCATCGCCTGTAGCTGCAGGCGATGTCCGTAGGGCAATGAAGGACGAACTGGGCTGGGCCGACTTCCAAGTCCGCTCCGATACGGCAATCCGACGCCACCATTCCCTGGCCAACTGCGCGTTCTCGGTCTGTTGGACTACCTGGTTCGACCAGCCCGCCCGGCCTGAACCCTCGCTGCAGACTCCGCCTCCCGCCAAGACGGCCAGAGAGGGGGACCATCTGCCTCCCATAGCTGACCGACCCCATCGATTACGTTACGGCGCTGGTGGCAGGTATGGTCCAACACACCATCACCCAGCCAACTGCAAGCCCTCATCGAGGCAGTCACCAGAGGGAGACCCCTCAACGTCTACTGCCCGGTTAACAAACTACTGGTAGCGAGAGCGCAGCAACTCTTTCGGGGCTCCGCAGATGTGACGACCTCTGTGCAGCGACGCTGTCGAGTCAACCCAGATCCCATGGCAGAGGCACGCCCGCATGCATGACTCGGCAGATCCGCGCCCCACGGCGAACTCGTCGTACCGAAGGTTCTCCTCCGCGTACCCGACAGCACACCGATATGCCCCCACGATACACACTGACAACAGCGCAGGTCAGAGTCCTGACACTGTAGGCACGCAAGCCTCGAGCGCACGCGATCTTCACATGGAGCCGACACGAACCCCCACGAGCAAGCTCGGGAGAAATCCCAGTTCGGCGCACCACCTGACCGAGAGTTCAGATCCCCCACTTCGACCACTCGATCGAATCCTTGCACAAAATGCCTGGTCAGCGCACTGACCAGGCATTTTGCGTGTGTGTCCGAGGGGGGACTTGAACCCCCACGCCCGATAAAGGGCACTAGCACCTCAAGCTAGCGCGTCTGCCATTCCGCCACCCGGACTAGGTGTGATCTTCGCGGGGCGTTCCCCGCGGCGACATGGACAACAATACCAAGGTTTCGGAGTGCCCTTCACCTGCGCATCCTCTCGCCACATAACCGCGATTTATGGGCAATGAGTGACATGTACCGCATATCGGTGGCCCCCGCAGGCCACGGGCGCGCTCGCCGCTGCGGGAGCGTCTGCGGGACATGCTCTGGTTCGCGCCGACCGCAGGGCTGGGGTGCGCGGTGCTGCCGTAGTGGGGGGCACGGCAGTAGAGGTCGTCCTGCGGCTGTCCCGTGGATCGGTGACTTCGTGTCGGGGACGCCGGTGCCGGCGGAGCGCGGCGGAGCGCCGCCGCGGCGGGCGCTGCGGTAGACGGTGTCGGTAGGGCTTGAGCGCGCCTTTCACCAGGATCTTGGGCTCGGGCTGGTGACCCCCGACGGATCGTGGCGGGGATCGGTGATCTTCTGCTGCTGGAAGCGAGGGGCGGCAGGTGTCGCTGCTGCGGTACCGCACGCTCCTGTTGCAGGCGGTGGAGCGTGCGGTGCCGACGGCTGCGGACCAGCGGTTCGCCCGGCGCCCCGACCGGCAGGGGATCGGGTAGGGCGGTTCCGGTGGGGCTTGCGGCCGGGCGGCCGTGCTGCCTTACGGCGTGCGGCCAGGCGACGGTGGCGGCGCGGCGCGGCGCGGCTACAGGGCTACGGCATCAGGTGGTAGTCGGGGAAGTTGCCCGGCAGCCGCTCGGACGGGGGGCCCTCGGTTACCGCGCGGACCAGGAGTTCGCCGCCGACGAAGGCGCCGCTCCAGGAGTTGCCGAAGCCGCCGAAGAGCTCGTCGCGGTCGCCGCGGGAACGGGGCTTGCCGTGGCCGACCTTGAAGGCCCGGATCTGCGGGGCGAGACGGTCGTAGGTGTCCTTGTCGTCACAGGACAGGCTGGCGACCAGGGCGCCGTTGCTGGCGTTCATGGCGGCGAGGAGTTCGGCCTCGGTGTCGACGAGCACGAGGGTGTCGACGGGACCGAAGGGCTCGGCGTGGTGTAGCGGGGAGGAGGGGGGCGGGGCCAGGAGGGTGGTCGGCGGGAAGTATGCCGAGGTGTCCTGGGAGGGCAGGAAGTGGCCGTCGGCGAGGCTGCCGCGGTGCAGGGGAACGGCGCCCCGGGAGATCGCCTCGGTGGTGAGGTCGGCGAGCTCCTTGGCCTTGGCGGCGTTGATCAGCGGGCCGAAGTCGAGTTCGGGGAGCGGATCGGCGGGGTCGGCGACGGCCAGGGGATGGCCGAAGCGGACGCTGCGTACGGCCGGAAGGTACGCGGCGAGGAAGTCGGCGAAGGCCTCGCGCTGGACGACGAAGCGGGGGTAGGCGGTGCAGCGCTGCTTGGCGTAGTCGAAGGTCTTGCGCACCAGAGGGGTCAGGGACTGCCAGTCGGTGTAGTTCCAGATGCCCCAGGTGTTCAGGCCCTCCTGTTCGAGGATATGGCGTTTGCCCAGGTCAGCGACGGCGGTGGCGACGCGGGCACCGGTGTCCCGGCCGCCGACGAAGGAGACACAGCCGATTTCCGGCGAGCGGACGAGGGCGGGCGAGAGTTCCTTGCCGCTGCCGCTGACGAGGGTGGCCGGGACCCCCTCGCGGGCGGCCAGGGCGCAGGCGAGGGTGAGGCAGACCAGCCCGCCGTCGGTGGGGGTTTTGGCGATCACCGCGTTGCCGGCCAGCGCCTGGACGAGCATCGCGTGGATCAGCACCGACATCGGGTAGTTCCAGCTGGCGATGTTGCTGACCGGTCCGGGCAGCGGCGTGCGGTCTGCGAGCATCCGGTCGATCTCGGCGACGTACCAGCGGACGCCGTCGATGGCGCGGTCGACATCGGCCTGCGCGAGCTTCCAGGGCTTGCCGATCTCCCAGACGAGCAGCAGCGCGAGCAGTTCGCGGTGCTCGGTCAGCGCGTCGAGGGTGGCGGAGATCCGGGCCTTGCGCTCGGTCAACGGGACGTGGCGCCAAGCCCGGTGCTGGTCGAGGCAGGCGCGCACGGCGTGCAGCGCGGCGTCCGCGTCGAGGCGGGGCGGGCCGGCGATGGGGGTGTTGTCGATCGGGCTGGTGGCGGGCAGCGGGTCACCGTCCGGATGCCAGGCGGCGGCCCAGAGGTTGAGGGCCTGGTCGTCGCGGAAAGCCTCGGGGGCCACGGCCAGGCTGCGCTGCCAGGCGTCCTGCCAGGACGTTCCGGGCTTGAGGAGAAGCGTCGGGGCGGGCGCGGGGTGCTCGTTCCGCTGCGGGTTCGAGGTGGAATCGGTGGTGGGGGCCATCGGATGTCTCCGCTCTCGGTGCACGGCCGGAGGGGCAGGGTCATGGCGCTCGGGCGGCTCCCGGAGGAACCGTGTTACTGGACGGTAGTGGGCAGGGTGGCACCGCGGGACGGTCCGGCGTCAGGTATGGCGAGTGTCACTCGGCGCGGGCGACGGGGCCAGCTGGGTGAGGCGACCGCGTGGCCCCGGGCGGCGGCACGGGCCTCCCGCGGACCGCGGACACTCCCGGCGGACGGCAGCAACACGGCGTGGTGGGCGGTCAGTTCCGGCACCGGGCCGGGGGGGGCGCTGGGGGACCGGCCCGGCGTATGCGACGAGGGTGGACGGCGCCCTCGCGGCACCGCCCACCCTCGTCGGTCGTACGTACGGGCTCAGCCGGCTGCGGGCTCAGCCGGCTCCCCCGTCGCCTCCTGCGTACGGTCGGCGATCGCCCGGTGGTGGCGGACGACCTCGCCGATGATGAAGTTGAGGAACTTCTCCAGGCGGGACGCCCGGTGCCCGGACCAGCGGCCGGGGTCAATAGACACCAGGTCAGGGGGTTCTTGGCGACGGCCCATGCCTCCGAACTCCCGCTCCGCGCACGGTCTCCCACGTTCTGCTCACGGGCTGGACTCGGACGCGCGTCTCCCAAATATCTCCCGCGAGCACCCACATAGCTGCACGTCAGACCCCCAACGGAAACGAGCCCCCTCCCGCAAGGGAGGGGGCTCAGGGCGCCGGGCAGTAAGGAAGGTGCCGCCTTCGGCTACCACCCGGCGCCCGCCTGTGGGGCGCCATCGCTCGACGTCAAGATCATGGGAACATGCATTCGATTCACTATGCAATCACCCTTGGGGGTGACCCGCACCACCAAGATCCGGACTGCGCCGGCTGCAGCTTCTCCATCACGGACAGGCCGACTGGCACGGCGAGGCCCCGCCGCGAAGACAGGGCCTCGCGAACTCACGTGCTACTTGCCGCTCTGAGGCTGCGGCTGGGGCTGCGGCGGTGCCTCGGGCGGCATCGGACCGCCATCGTGCTTCCCGCCGTCGGCCTCGGCGACCGCGGCGATGTCCTCCGGGTACCGGAAGGGGACCCCGTGCCAGCCATCGGCGTCGGGTGTGCGCGTCTCGTACGTCTCAACCATCATGGCGCTCATCGATCAACCTCCTCTTTCGTGAGGGGCCGCACCGGTCGTACTGTCGGTGTGGCCCGGGTCCGCAGGGGGATTCCCCTGCGGGTGATCGCCGCCCCGGCGCGGGTGCCATCCCAGGGCGCTGGGGCGGGGGCTTGGGTGCCGGCCGCCGCGGTCAGGTCGCGGCGGCCGGCTGCTCTACGGCCTCTTCCGACGCCATCGGGCTGTGGCTGCGCGGGTGGCGGCACGGTCCCTTGCAGATCGGGCAGTTCGCGGTATTCAAGGACTTCTCCTGTTCGTTAGGAGTGCCGGCCGCCGCCGCGGTGAGGTGTGCGGCGGCCGGCGGGCCCGCGGCGCCGACGACGGGGGACGCCTGCGCTGCGGGAGTCTCAGGGGTAGGGCCGCCTCGACGGACGGGCGAGCACCCACGTGATGCCGCAGTCACAGCGGGGCGAGCTGGTCATCGTGGCCCCCTTGCGATACCGACTGCCAGCACGAAGGCGAGGGCAGCCAGGCACACCAGGTAGGTGACCATGCGGCGCTGATCACCCGTCATGCCTGCCTCCTGCCGCGATGGCGCGGGCGGCCGGCTCATCGCTCTCGCCGAACGTCGTGGCGGTCCAACCGCCCGCCTCGACGATGCGCTGCTGGAGCCGCTGCCGATGGGTGTCATCCGTGGCCAGCCGGCCCCAGTCGTGAACCAGCAGCAGGACCGGCCGCCGGCACGTCTCCGCCCGCATCGCCGCGACCAGGTCACCCAGCGCCGGGCGGTGAGGGGCAAGGGCCTCGGCCCCAAGGTCCCGCCACGGGCCGCCGGCGGCGAGCACCCACCCCATGCGGTCCGCGTGGGCGTGGCACCCCATCAGCCGCATCTCCAGCTGCCGGCGGGCACTGCGGCTCGCGCACCGGTCGTAGACGAACGCCAGCGGCGCCATGCCGGTCACCGGCGGGCCCCCGTGGCGCGCTGCTTCAGCAGCCACTGACAACCCCGGGCCAGCGCCCGCACTTGCTGATGCGCAGACACCAGCCCGTCACCCAGCCCGACCGCGGTCTGGTAGCGGATCGCGGTGAGGTTGCCCTGCATCCGCGCGTCGAGCTGCTGCTCGGCGACCGTGGCGTACAGGTCCGCGATGATGAGGAGCAGCGTCTGCTCCAGCGCCACCAGCTCGTCGTACGGCGGGGGCGGGCCCGGCTGCAGGGCGCGGTCTACGGTCTCCTGGATCTCGTCGCGGCTCGGCGCGCCGGCGGTCGCGGTCATCGGGGCCGCCGGTTCCTGTGCAGCGGGCAGGCCACGATGAACCACTCGCGCACGCCGCCCTCAACCGGGGTGGTGACCGACCCGGCCGGGGTAAGGGCCTGGTGCGCGGCTCCGCACCAGTAGCACGCCTCCGCGTGTAGCCGGACGATACTTACGTCCGGATCTGCGGGTGGAGCTGTCGTTGCGGTCACGGTCATCTCCCTGTGCCGATTGGCTCAAGAAGAGGTTCGTCCTCCGACAGCCCCTCAAGTACCCCTGTGAGGGGTACCGGTCAGGCGCCCGCCCCAGCGTGGCACCACTCAGCGAAGTTCGACAGCGACTCGGCATCCGCCCGCTTCAGCCGGCGAAGCGTTGCTGCGTCTTCCCGCACCCAGCGGTGCTCGCGCGCGTGCTGCGGCGCGATCCGCCGCGCGACCTTCAGCGACTCGAAGGCCGCATCCGCGCGGCCAGACCAGAGCTGTGCGCGCCCCAGCTCAATGTAGAAGCCGGACCGGCGCTCGGCCGGCAGGTCCCGCGGCGGCGCCCACTCGCGTGCCACCTTCAGTGCCCTGCCCAGGTGGCCATCCCCGAGACTGACCGCCACAGACACCTCGTGAATGCGGACACTGTCCGGGCCGAAGGCCGTCCCTCGGTAGACGCTCTCCGGAATCTGGTCGCCGAGGACGCGTGCGGCGTCGAGGTGTGTCTCTGCCGAGTCGCCGTCACCAGCCCGGCCCGCGATCACAGCAGCGCGCATGTGCAGAGCGCCGCGGGCAGCGACACCCTCGGCACCCGAGGACTTCGGTGCCTGGTCCGCGGCGAGTTCGAGGGCACGGAGCCCCGCGGCGTGGGCTTTGGCGGCGAAGAACGTCTCCGTTCGGACATACGCCGTCGTGGCGTCCACCAGTGGGTCATCCGCCTGCCGAGCGGCCCAGCGCATCAGGTCGATGAGGCGGGCGGAGAGATCCCGGGCGCCGTACTTGTAGGCCACTGCGTCCGCGGCCCGGCAAGCATCCACCAACATGCGGGCGACAGCGGGGCGATCACCCGGTGTCGCTTCCGGCAGCGCGCGGCACAGCTCGGCCAGCAGGTCCGGCGCGGCACGAGCCACTCGCACGTACTGTGCGCCGAGCCGCCAGGCGACGACGGCCGCGACCGCCTCGGCGAGGGCCGGCAGTGAGCGGTACGGCCCATCACCGGGGACGTCGTGCGTCGCGAGGACCGAGGAGAGCCCCGGCATGGCCCGGTGCACGCGGTCGTCCGGGCGCTCCTTATCGGGCAGCAGCCGGGCCGGGTCGATGTCGAGTGCGTCCGCGATGGCATCCAGGACAGCATCCGACACACCGCGCTCGCCACGCTCGATTTTCCGGATCGTGCCGAGGCCCGTCCCGGCGGCGCGCGCTAGCTCGGCCTGGGTGAGGCCGGCGATGCGACGCTCGTAGGCGATGCGAGGGCCTACCCCGCGGTACACAATGCTGGGCATACTGGTCTCCGTTCGGTGCAGCCACTCCGAACCGTACCGGCGCCGTCACGGTCCGGGAACGCGAACGGCCCCACCTGCTGGTGCAGGTGGGGCCGTTCCGTTGACGCTTACAGGGCTCGGACCGCGTCCACCAACTCCGCCAGACCACCGATCTGGACGTCAGCAGCACGCGCATCCTCGCTGTCCGCCCACAGATGCCCGAGCGGCCCCCGCCGCAGGTGCGCGGCACGGAGCCCGGCCGCGCGTGCCGGCCGCACGTCATTCTGCGGGTGGTCGCCGACGTACAGCACCTCCCCCGCCGGGACACCGGCCAGCTCGACAGCGCGTGCGAAGAATCCCTCCGCCGGCTTGGCCACGCCCCACTCCCCGGATGTGGCCACCGCATCCACCGGCAGGTCGAGAGCCCGCAGCAGCGCGCCAGCCCGCGCCGTCTGATTGCCCGCCACGACCACGCGCAAGCCTTCAGCCCGGAGCGCAGCCAGCGCAGGGCGGACATCCGCGTACAGGTCCGACTCGTCGAGGAACTCCCCCTGGCCCGCCCGCTCCATGGCCGCCCGCTCGGCCTCCACATCGACGCCCGGCCTGACGAGCCGGAGCGCATCGGCGTTGTCCCGGCCCTGCGACACGACCGCACCGACCAGAGCCGACAGCGTGTGACGGTGCACGCCGAGCCAGTCCGCCCACGCGCCCCACACGCGGTCATCACTGATCAGCGTCTCGCCGACGTCGAATGCCACTGCACGGATCATGGCAGCAGCCTACGGGCCGATCTGCGTGCGCTTGCCGGGGCCCGGGCCGTACGATGCGCGCATGGCGACCCCCTGCGTCCCGGACGCTGCCGCCGAGGCCAACCAGGCGATACGCACTTTCATGGCCGAGCGCACCGGCCGGCCGCTGTGGCCCGAGGAGCAGGCCCAGTACGAGCAGCTGCTCGCCGCCTGGGCCGCGGCCGTCCACCAGGCCTGAACACGACGAAGCGCCCCGCCCCTGCACACGGCAGGAGCGGGGCGCGTTCTCACACGTCGATGTGGTGGATGTACTGCCGGGCTCGCTCCGACATGGGCGCCGGGGCCGGAGGCTCCAGCCCGGACTGCCGGATGTAGCCGACAAGGACACGCACCCGGGCGAGCAGCCAGCCCAGGGCCAGGTCCTGGTCCCCGATACGGTCCCGCTGCCGGGCCGACTCCGTCTCTTGCTCACCAATACGCTGCTGGAGACGCACGATCTCCTTGTCCAGCCGGTCGGTGACCGTCGTGAAATCATCGCGGCGCTCTTGCCGCGGCGTCCGGCGAGCCGAGCGAGCAGCCCACACCCCGCAGCCCCCCGTGACCGCCGACACCGCGATCGATGCCCATGTCTCAGGACTCACGGCGCCCCACCCTTCTGGGCCGCGGGTGCTCGCGCCACCCGGCGACCACGATCACGGGCGTGGCGATCAACCCCCAGATCGCCGCCGCCACCCACCCCCGCGGA includes:
- a CDS encoding DUF6415 family natural product biosynthesis protein — its product is MTATAGAPSRDEIQETVDRALQPGPPPPYDELVALEQTLLLIIADLYATVAEQQLDARMQGNLTAIRYQTAVGLGDGLVSAHQQVRALARGCQWLLKQRATGARR
- a CDS encoding HAD family hydrolase yields the protein MIRAVAFDVGETLISDDRVWGAWADWLGVHRHTLSALVGAVVSQGRDNADALRLVRPGVDVEAERAAMERAGQGEFLDESDLYADVRPALAALRAEGLRVVVAGNQTARAGALLRALDLPVDAVATSGEWGVAKPAEGFFARAVELAGVPAGEVLYVGDHPQNDVRPARAAGLRAAHLRRGPLGHLWADSEDARAADVQIGGLAELVDAVRAL
- a CDS encoding aldehyde dehydrogenase family protein codes for the protein MAPTTDSTSNPQRNEHPAPAPTLLLKPGTSWQDAWQRSLAVAPEAFRDDQALNLWAAAWHPDGDPLPATSPIDNTPIAGPPRLDADAALHAVRACLDQHRAWRHVPLTERKARISATLDALTEHRELLALLLVWEIGKPWKLAQADVDRAIDGVRWYVAEIDRMLADRTPLPGPVSNIASWNYPMSVLIHAMLVQALAGNAVIAKTPTDGGLVCLTLACALAAREGVPATLVSGSGKELSPALVRSPEIGCVSFVGGRDTGARVATAVADLGKRHILEQEGLNTWGIWNYTDWQSLTPLVRKTFDYAKQRCTAYPRFVVQREAFADFLAAYLPAVRSVRFGHPLAVADPADPLPELDFGPLINAAKAKELADLTTEAISRGAVPLHRGSLADGHFLPSQDTSAYFPPTTLLAPPPSSPLHHAEPFGPVDTLVLVDTEAELLAAMNASNGALVASLSCDDKDTYDRLAPQIRAFKVGHGKPRSRGDRDELFGGFGNSWSGAFVGGELLVRAVTEGPPSERLPGNFPDYHLMP
- a CDS encoding helix-turn-helix domain-containing protein, whose translation is MPSIVYRGVGPRIAYERRIAGLTQAELARAAGTGLGTIRKIERGERGVSDAVLDAIADALDIDPARLLPDKERPDDRVHRAMPGLSSVLATHDVPGDGPYRSLPALAEAVAAVVAWRLGAQYVRVARAAPDLLAELCRALPEATPGDRPAVARMLVDACRAADAVAYKYGARDLSARLIDLMRWAARQADDPLVDATTAYVRTETFFAAKAHAAGLRALELAADQAPKSSGAEGVAARGALHMRAAVIAGRAGDGDSAETHLDAARVLGDQIPESVYRGTAFGPDSVRIHEVSVAVSLGDGHLGRALKVAREWAPPRDLPAERRSGFYIELGRAQLWSGRADAAFESLKVARRIAPQHAREHRWVREDAATLRRLKRADAESLSNFAEWCHAGAGA